In Leptodactylus fuscus isolate aLepFus1 unplaced genomic scaffold, aLepFus1.hap2 HAP2_SCAFFOLD_56, whole genome shotgun sequence, the following proteins share a genomic window:
- the LOC142188591 gene encoding LOW QUALITY PROTEIN: Na(+)/H(+) exchange regulatory cofactor NHE-RF1-like (The sequence of the model RefSeq protein was modified relative to this genomic sequence to represent the inferred CDS: inserted 1 base in 1 codon; substituted 1 base at 1 genomic stop codon): protein MAPERTCVLEKGPAGYGFHLHSEKSRPGQFVRLVEPGSAAERSGLRAGDRLLRVCGEDVRELGHQQVVNKIRAATDKLTLEVEGPEEEDGPSSPXQINVIVVRLIVRFSPQDELRPRLCTMKKGXGGYGFNLHSDKSHPGQYIRAVDPDSPADRAGLLPKDRIVEVNGESMLGKQHADVVSAIKAGGEETSLLVVDPETDKYFQECHVTPGQEHLTGPLPQKFANGGVEKEERSDGHLDNETPRDSPVSSPEPLPPTPENQKDVPVSVLSPDGDPLPGTDPLDLNLSLAVAKERAHQKRSQKKAPPMDWNKRKEVFGSL, encoded by the exons ATGGCTCCGGAGCGGACGTGTGTGCTGGAGAAGGGCCCGGCGGGCTATGGCTTCCACCTGCACAGCGAGAAGAGCCGGCCCGGACAGTTTGTGCGGCTGGTGGAGCCGGGCTCGGCCGCTGAGAGGTCGGGGCTGCGGGCGGGGGACCGGCTGCTGCGGGTGTGCGGGGAGGATGTGCGGGAGCTCGGGCACCAGCAGGTGGTCAACAAGATCCGGGCGGCCACCGACAAGCTGACCCTGGAGGTGGAGGggccggaggaggaggatgga CCCTCCAGTC CTTGACAAATAAATGTGATTGTGGTCAGACTGATTGTCAGATTCTCTCCACAGGATGAGCTGCGTCCCAGGCTGTGCACCATGAAGAAGG TCGGCGGCTATGGCTTCAATCTGCACAGTGACAAGAGCCATCCAGGACAGTATATCCGAGCGGTGGACCCCGACTCCCCTGCGGACCGGGCGGGACTCCTCCCCAAAGATCGCATAGTGGAG GTAAATGGGGAGAGCATGTTGGGGAAGCAACATGCGGATGTGGTGTCGGCCATTAAAGCGGGGGGCGAGGAGACGTCTCTGCTGGTGGTGGATCCAGAGACGGATAAATACTTCCAGGAATGTCATGTGACCCCGGGACAGGAACACCTGACAG gtccgcTGCCACAGAAATTTGCCAATGGAGGCGTTGAGAAG GAGGAGCGGTCAGACGGGCACTTGGACAATGAGACCCCCCGAGACTCCCCCGTGTCCTCTCCAGAGCCTCTGCCCCCCACCCCGGAGAACCAGAAG GATGTTCCGGTTTCTGTCCTCTCCCCTGACGGTGACCCGCTGCCTGGAACCGACCCCCTGGATCTTAACCTGTCCCTGGCGGTTGCGAAGGAGCGAGCCCACCAGAAGCGTTCCCAGAAGAAGGCGCCCCCTATGGACTGGAATAAAAGAAAAGAAGTTTTTGGCAGCCTGTGA